A single Brevundimonas sp. SL130 DNA region contains:
- the dnaA gene encoding chromosomal replication initiator protein DnaA — translation MVGGATAVVSSVNGSNMTDPDRIWNEASVRLRAEIGDGPFSSYIAPSAVRMDSAGQLILVTPTAYARDWVRKNALRRMNELWLGLDGLNRRLDVRCRAEVGSAPPASAIITGNVLDATPRLAALAQPTVAPIADGARAVRAAGLQDRLTFDSFVEGQGNAFAVAIAKQVASWADGHFNPVFFCGPYGYGKTHLLNAIAWEAQRLRPEAKVVYLTAERFLSTFVKAMQDRSTAAFKESLRSADMLLLDDVQFVGGKTSTQEELLSTLTALIEDGKRIVFSADRAPMALTEVEPRLRSHLAAGLTCPVEAGDRELKIAVAQNRLKALSALGVVQGEANPEVLAQLVDRTPGSMRELEGAVNTLAAAAGSRLSTVSVDEASILLGAALRGGPERRITVDEIQKTVADHFNLKQADLLSERRTRSVARPRQMAMYLCKQHTTRSYPDIGRRFGGRDHTTVLHGVRKIEELMGQDDQIARDVEALTRKLRG, via the coding sequence ATGGTTGGGGGTGCGACGGCGGTAGTGAGTAGCGTGAACGGATCGAACATGACCGACCCGGATCGGATCTGGAACGAGGCTTCGGTACGCCTGCGGGCCGAAATCGGCGACGGCCCCTTCTCGTCCTATATCGCGCCTTCCGCCGTGCGGATGGATTCTGCGGGCCAGTTGATCCTGGTCACTCCGACCGCCTATGCCCGTGACTGGGTCCGCAAGAACGCCCTGCGCCGCATGAACGAACTGTGGCTGGGGCTGGACGGCCTCAACCGTCGCCTGGACGTCCGTTGCCGCGCCGAAGTGGGTTCGGCGCCCCCTGCCTCGGCCATCATCACCGGCAACGTCCTGGACGCCACGCCGCGCCTGGCGGCCCTGGCCCAACCCACGGTCGCCCCCATCGCTGACGGCGCCCGCGCCGTGCGTGCGGCCGGTCTGCAGGACCGCCTGACGTTCGACAGCTTCGTCGAGGGGCAAGGCAACGCCTTCGCCGTGGCCATCGCCAAACAGGTGGCCAGCTGGGCTGACGGCCATTTCAACCCGGTCTTCTTCTGCGGCCCCTACGGCTACGGCAAGACCCACCTGCTGAACGCCATCGCCTGGGAGGCCCAGCGCCTGCGGCCCGAGGCCAAGGTGGTCTATCTGACCGCCGAACGCTTCCTGTCCACCTTCGTCAAGGCGATGCAGGACCGTTCGACCGCCGCCTTCAAGGAAAGTCTACGCTCGGCCGACATGCTGCTGCTGGACGACGTCCAGTTCGTCGGCGGCAAGACGAGCACCCAGGAAGAACTGCTCTCGACCCTGACCGCCCTGATCGAGGACGGCAAACGGATCGTCTTCTCGGCCGACCGCGCGCCCATGGCCCTGACCGAGGTCGAGCCGCGTCTGCGCAGCCACCTGGCCGCCGGCCTGACCTGCCCGGTCGAGGCGGGCGACCGCGAGCTGAAGATCGCCGTGGCCCAGAACCGTCTCAAGGCCCTGTCGGCCCTCGGCGTCGTCCAGGGCGAGGCCAATCCCGAGGTTCTGGCCCAACTGGTCGATCGCACGCCCGGCTCGATGCGTGAGCTGGAGGGCGCTGTGAACACCCTGGCCGCCGCCGCCGGTTCGCGCCTGTCGACCGTCTCGGTCGACGAGGCCTCGATCCTCCTGGGCGCGGCCCTGCGCGGCGGACCGGAGCGTCGCATCACGGTCGATGAAATCCAAAAGACGGTCGCCGACCACTTCAACCTGAAACAGGCCGACCTACTCAGCGAGCGCCGCACCCGTTCGGTGGCCCGCCCGCGCCAGATGGCCATGTATCTGTGCAAACAGCACACGACCCGCTCCTATCCCGACATCGGCCGTCGCTTCGGCGGTCGCGATCACACCACCGTCCTGCACGGCGTGCGCAAGATCGAGGAACTGATGGGCCAGGACGACCAGATCGCCCGCGACGTCGAGGCCCTGACGCGCAAGCTGCGGGGCTGA
- the dnaN gene encoding DNA polymerase III subunit beta encodes MQLTIERSALLKALGHVQSVVERRNTIPILSNVLLSAGRDRLAFAATDLDMEMVDEAEATVNVEGQITAPAHTLYEIVRKLPEGAEVSLLYSGDDPRLVVSAGRSRFNLPVLPAGDFPVMSTDSAGASYVMPKEDLARLIDKTRFAVSTEETRYYLNGLYLHTVAEAGVPLLRAVATDGHRLALAETPAPEGAAGGPGVIVPRKTIDQVRRLLDDAGGPVQVTVSAQKIRFQMGEASLTSKVIDGAFPDYLRVIPKGNDKQADIDNALFAKAVDRVATISAEKSRSVKLAFDNDRVKLTVRNMEAGQAEEEVEIGYSDEPFEIGFNARYLLDVAGQITGENAAFRFADPASPTLVLDPGDPGVQYVLMPLRV; translated from the coding sequence ATGCAACTGACCATCGAACGATCCGCGCTCCTGAAGGCCCTGGGCCATGTGCAGAGCGTGGTCGAACGTCGAAACACGATCCCGATCCTGTCCAACGTCCTGCTCAGCGCGGGCCGGGACCGGCTGGCCTTTGCGGCCACCGACCTGGACATGGAGATGGTGGACGAGGCCGAGGCGACGGTGAACGTCGAGGGCCAGATCACCGCCCCGGCCCACACCCTGTACGAAATCGTGCGCAAGCTGCCGGAAGGCGCCGAGGTGTCGCTGCTCTATTCGGGCGACGATCCCCGCCTGGTGGTCTCGGCCGGCCGGTCGCGCTTCAACCTGCCGGTCCTGCCGGCGGGCGACTTCCCCGTCATGTCCACCGACAGCGCCGGCGCCTCGTACGTCATGCCCAAGGAAGACCTGGCGCGCCTGATCGACAAGACGCGGTTCGCCGTCTCGACTGAAGAAACCCGCTATTATCTGAACGGCCTGTACCTGCACACGGTGGCCGAGGCGGGCGTGCCCCTGCTGCGCGCCGTGGCCACCGACGGCCACCGCCTGGCCCTGGCCGAGACCCCTGCGCCCGAGGGCGCGGCCGGCGGCCCCGGCGTCATCGTGCCGCGCAAGACCATCGATCAGGTCCGCCGCCTTCTGGACGACGCCGGCGGCCCGGTCCAGGTCACGGTCTCGGCCCAGAAGATCCGCTTCCAGATGGGCGAGGCGTCCCTGACGTCCAAGGTCATCGACGGCGCCTTCCCCGACTATCTGCGCGTCATCCCCAAGGGCAATGACAAACAGGCCGACATCGACAACGCCCTGTTCGCCAAGGCCGTCGACCGCGTGGCCACCATCTCCGCCGAAAAGAGCCGGTCGGTGAAGCTGGCCTTCGACAACGACCGGGTGAAGCTGACTGTCCGCAATATGGAGGCCGGCCAGGCCGAGGAAGAGGTCGAGATCGGCTATTCCGACGAACCGTTCGAGATCGGCTTCAACGCCCGCTATCTGCTGGACGTCGCCGGCCAGATCACCGGTGAAAACGCCGCCTTCCGGTTCGCCGACCCGGCCTCGCCGACGCTGGTGCTCGATCCAGGCGATCCGGGCGTTCAGTATGTGCTGATGCCGTTGCGGGTGTGA
- the recF gene encoding DNA replication/repair protein RecF (All proteins in this family for which functions are known are DNA-binding proteins that assist the filamentation of RecA onto DNA for the initiation of recombination or recombinational repair.) gives MITSLTLTDFRSYASARLELASGPVVLHGPNGAGKTNLLEAVSLLTPGKGLRGATAAEMGRREPGEATGRAWAVMVELDDETRLGTGVQTAGAARRIVRIDGETAQPGRLLDYLRPVWATPEQDRLFSDARAERLKFFDRLVFAADPDHAAAVSAYEKALRERLRLLNDAQDGREADPVWLDALEARLGEAGARAALARVAALHALQAAIDARSDRPFPQANLGLDGPAEQMAEAGAEEDEIAAAIREGLAKARARDGAAGRSLFGPHRTDLTALHREKNRPAAEGSSGEQKALVLNLILAQISRLSHHDAAKAARPVLLLDEAPAHLDEARRAALFDEIVALNLQAFMTGTERALFAGLDGRAQFVRVADGALASD, from the coding sequence TTGATCACCTCCCTCACCCTCACCGACTTCCGCTCCTATGCGAGCGCTCGGCTGGAGCTCGCCTCCGGCCCCGTGGTGCTTCACGGCCCGAACGGGGCGGGAAAGACCAATCTGCTGGAGGCCGTCAGCCTGCTGACCCCCGGCAAGGGGCTGAGGGGCGCGACCGCCGCCGAAATGGGTCGGCGCGAGCCCGGCGAGGCGACAGGCCGCGCCTGGGCCGTTATGGTCGAACTGGACGACGAGACGCGTCTGGGCACCGGGGTCCAGACGGCGGGCGCGGCGCGGCGCATCGTCCGCATCGACGGCGAGACGGCTCAGCCGGGGCGGTTGCTCGATTATCTGCGACCCGTCTGGGCCACGCCGGAACAGGATCGGCTGTTCTCCGACGCCCGGGCCGAGCGGCTGAAATTCTTCGACCGGCTGGTCTTCGCCGCCGATCCCGACCATGCCGCCGCCGTCTCCGCCTATGAGAAGGCCCTGCGCGAGCGGCTGCGACTGCTGAACGACGCACAGGATGGACGCGAGGCCGACCCGGTCTGGCTGGACGCCCTGGAGGCCCGGTTGGGCGAGGCCGGCGCCCGCGCCGCCCTGGCCCGCGTCGCCGCCCTGCATGCGCTCCAGGCCGCCATCGACGCCCGCAGCGACCGCCCCTTCCCCCAGGCCAACCTGGGTCTGGACGGGCCCGCCGAACAGATGGCCGAGGCCGGGGCGGAAGAAGACGAGATCGCCGCCGCGATCCGCGAGGGCCTGGCCAAGGCGCGCGCCCGCGACGGCGCCGCCGGCCGCTCCCTGTTCGGCCCGCACCGCACCGACCTGACCGCGCTTCACCGCGAGAAGAACCGCCCCGCCGCCGAGGGCTCGTCCGGAGAGCAGAAGGCCCTGGTCCTGAACCTGATCCTGGCCCAGATCAGCCGCCTCTCGCACCATGACGCCGCCAAGGCCGCCCGCCCCGTCCTTCTGCTGGACGAGGCCCCCGCCCACCTGGACGAAGCCCGCCGCGCCGCCCTGTTCGACGAGATTGTCGCCCTGAACCTCCAGGCCTTCATGACCGGCACCGAACGCGCCCTGTTCGCCGGCCTGGACGGCCGCGCCCAGTTCGTCCGCGTCGCCGACGGAGCGCTGGCGAGCGACTAG
- a CDS encoding ribbon-helix-helix domain-containing protein, translating to MATLTLSLPDSLKAFIDAQVADQGLAADSDYVLALLQLEQEKKRVRDMLIEGRDSGPGQIVDDAYFERLRDRIRRAAE from the coding sequence ATGGCGACCCTGACCCTCTCCCTGCCGGATTCCCTGAAGGCCTTCATCGACGCTCAGGTCGCCGACCAGGGTCTGGCCGCCGACAGCGACTATGTCCTCGCCCTGCTGCAGTTGGAGCAGGAAAAGAAGCGTGTGCGCGACATGCTGATCGAAGGCCGGGATTCCGGACCGGGCCAGATCGTGGACGACGCCTATTTCGAACGCCTGCGTGATCGCATTCGCCGCGCGGCCGAATGA
- a CDS encoding type II toxin-antitoxin system RelE/ParE family toxin: protein MTFAVSPRIAALRDVEETVDYYTREVGSQTADRFVDGLAAAYDRLAHAPKAGSPLLGASLGLPELRTWPIPGFPYLVCYQARPGVIDVWRVLHAQRDLRQAFSPSAH from the coding sequence ATGACGTTCGCCGTCTCTCCTCGCATAGCCGCCTTGCGCGACGTCGAGGAGACCGTTGACTATTACACTCGGGAAGTCGGTTCGCAGACGGCAGATCGGTTCGTCGATGGCTTGGCCGCCGCCTATGACCGTCTAGCCCATGCGCCGAAAGCCGGGTCGCCCCTGCTGGGTGCAAGCCTCGGACTGCCCGAACTCCGCACCTGGCCGATCCCCGGCTTCCCCTATCTGGTCTGCTATCAGGCACGCCCAGGGGTCATTGACGTGTGGCGTGTTCTTCACGCCCAGCGGGACCTAAGACAGGCTTTTTCCCCGAGCGCTCACTGA
- the gyrB gene encoding DNA topoisomerase (ATP-hydrolyzing) subunit B has protein sequence MTDPIADMPEYGADSIKVLKGLDAVRKRPGMYIGDTDDGSGLHHMVYEVVDNAIDEALAGHADLVQVILNADGSVTVTDNGRGIPTGIHEGEGVSAAEVIMTQLHAGGKFDQNSYKVSGGLHGVGVSVVNALSDWLELKIYRDGKAHQMRFERGDTVKSLEITGVAPIREDTGKPLSGTEVTFYPSVTTFSHIDFDLKTLEHRLRELAFLNSGVVIKLSDHRGAEPVEILLHYEGGVEAFVRHLDKSKTPILKDVIVIRGKKEGIEIDLALWWNDSYHETMLCFTNNIPQRDGGTHLSAFRASLTRVMGSYIESSGAGKKEKVSVTGEDAREGLTCVLSVKVPDPKFSSQTKDKLVSSEVRPAVEGLCIEGLSQWFEEHPVEAKQVVAKIIEAASAREAARKARDLTRRKSALEISSLPGKLADCQERDPAKSELFIVEGDSAGGSAKQARNRENQAVLPLRGKILNVERARFDRMLSSDLIGTLILALGTGIGRDDFNADKLRYHKIILMADADVDGAHIRTLLLTFFYRQMPELITRGHVYIAQPPLYKVSKGKQSRYLKDQSEMDSYLIEEGSSEAELDLSTGERRLGLDLQALVREAKAFKAGVDRLSQRAPGFAIEQAALAGLFAEHSDMAATSAAAAVRLNLYAEEGDGDWTGAPGEQGAVVFTRTRRAVQETIVLEETLIRSLDARRLAERAAACDGVFAAPAVYRRKEKSTTIRGPLDLLNAVLDAGKKGLAIQRYKGLGEMNPEQLWETTLDSNARTLLQVSVEHEEDANDLFAKLMGDVVEPRREFIQENALDAAVDV, from the coding sequence ATGACCGATCCGATTGCCGACATGCCCGAATACGGCGCTGATTCCATTAAGGTTCTCAAAGGCCTGGACGCGGTGCGCAAACGCCCAGGCATGTATATCGGCGATACGGACGACGGCTCCGGTCTGCACCACATGGTCTATGAGGTGGTGGACAACGCCATCGACGAGGCTCTGGCCGGCCACGCCGACCTGGTCCAGGTCATTCTGAACGCCGACGGCTCGGTCACTGTGACCGACAATGGTCGCGGCATTCCCACCGGAATCCACGAAGGCGAAGGCGTGTCGGCGGCCGAGGTCATCATGACCCAGCTGCACGCGGGCGGTAAGTTCGACCAGAACTCCTACAAGGTCTCGGGCGGTCTGCACGGCGTGGGCGTGTCCGTGGTCAACGCCCTGTCCGACTGGCTGGAGCTGAAGATCTATCGCGACGGCAAGGCGCACCAGATGCGATTCGAGCGCGGCGACACGGTCAAGTCGCTGGAGATCACCGGCGTCGCCCCGATCCGCGAGGACACCGGCAAACCGCTCAGCGGCACCGAAGTCACCTTCTATCCGTCGGTCACCACCTTCAGCCACATCGACTTCGACCTGAAGACGCTGGAGCACCGCCTGCGCGAACTGGCCTTCCTGAACTCGGGCGTGGTCATCAAGCTGTCGGACCATCGCGGGGCCGAGCCGGTCGAAATCCTGTTGCACTATGAAGGCGGCGTCGAAGCCTTCGTTCGCCACCTCGACAAGTCCAAGACGCCGATCCTGAAGGACGTCATCGTCATTCGCGGCAAGAAGGAAGGGATCGAGATCGACCTCGCCCTGTGGTGGAACGACAGCTACCACGAGACGATGTTGTGCTTCACCAACAACATCCCCCAGCGGGATGGCGGCACCCACCTGTCGGCCTTCCGCGCCAGCCTGACCCGCGTCATGGGCAGCTATATCGAGAGCTCGGGCGCCGGCAAGAAGGAGAAGGTTTCGGTCACCGGCGAAGACGCCCGCGAGGGCCTGACCTGCGTCCTGTCGGTCAAGGTGCCCGATCCGAAATTCTCGTCGCAGACCAAGGACAAGCTGGTGTCGTCCGAGGTGCGCCCCGCCGTCGAAGGCCTTTGCATCGAGGGCCTGTCGCAATGGTTCGAGGAACACCCCGTCGAGGCCAAACAGGTGGTCGCCAAGATCATCGAGGCCGCCTCGGCCCGCGAAGCCGCGCGCAAGGCCCGCGACCTGACCCGACGCAAATCGGCGCTGGAGATCAGCAGCCTGCCCGGCAAGTTGGCCGACTGCCAGGAGCGTGATCCCGCCAAGTCCGAACTGTTCATCGTCGAGGGCGATTCCGCCGGCGGCTCGGCCAAACAGGCGCGCAACCGCGAGAACCAGGCCGTCCTGCCCCTGCGCGGCAAGATCCTGAACGTCGAACGCGCCCGTTTCGACCGGATGCTGTCGTCCGATCTGATCGGCACCCTGATCCTGGCCCTGGGCACCGGCATCGGCCGCGACGACTTCAACGCCGACAAGCTGCGCTATCACAAGATCATCCTGATGGCGGACGCCGACGTCGACGGCGCCCACATCCGCACCCTGCTGCTGACCTTCTTCTATCGGCAGATGCCCGAGCTGATCACCCGCGGCCACGTCTATATCGCCCAGCCGCCCCTCTATAAGGTCTCGAAAGGCAAGCAGTCGCGCTACCTCAAGGACCAGTCCGAGATGGACTCCTATCTGATCGAGGAGGGCTCGTCCGAGGCCGAGCTGGACCTGTCGACCGGCGAACGCCGCCTGGGTCTGGATCTTCAGGCCCTGGTGCGCGAGGCCAAGGCCTTCAAGGCCGGCGTCGATCGCCTGAGCCAGCGTGCGCCCGGCTTCGCCATCGAACAGGCGGCCCTGGCCGGTCTGTTCGCCGAACACTCTGACATGGCGGCGACCTCTGCCGCCGCCGCCGTCCGCCTGAACCTGTACGCCGAAGAGGGCGACGGCGACTGGACCGGCGCGCCGGGCGAACAGGGCGCTGTGGTCTTCACCCGCACCCGTCGCGCGGTGCAAGAGACCATCGTGCTGGAAGAAACCCTGATCCGCTCGCTGGACGCCCGCCGTCTGGCCGAACGCGCCGCAGCCTGCGACGGCGTCTTCGCCGCCCCCGCCGTCTATCGCCGCAAGGAAAAGTCCACCACCATCCGCGGCCCTCTGGACCTGCTGAACGCGGTGCTGGACGCCGGCAAGAAGGGCCTGGCCATCCAACGCTACAAGGGTCTGGGCGAGATGAACCCGGAGCAGCTGTGGGAAACCACCCTGGACTCCAACGCCCGCACCCTGCTGCAGGTCTCGGTCGAGCACGAGGAAGACGCCAACGACCTGTTCGCCAAGCTGATGGGCGACGTCGTCGAACCGCGGCGTGAGTTCATCCAGGAAAACGCCCTGGATGCGGCGGTCGACGTCTGA
- a CDS encoding TonB-dependent receptor — protein sequence MRYIMMTSVAVLALAAVSAASAQDTEPDAQTRSDGQATLDEIIVTAQRRSESLQRAAVAVSAVSGEALANAGVNEITGLTRMVPSLVVQPSGGNTAFYLRGVGTLPANAFAENAIAYNVGGVYYGRPSAPNGSFYDLERVEVVKGPQGTLYGRNATGGAINVLPNRPRIGDFAAEATAEIGNYSHRRFAGMVNLPLGDTAAVRFAFQDVERDGYMSDGYDDEDATAGRLSLLWRPNETWSVLLAADYFAQGGKGTGGVTVPSDFYPAGPAPSERIGGSDPRSVAALTSRFPGLINSGVVVAPQDDGFLDSQFWGLTATIEADLGVGVLTVIPAYRRSEPDILFWSTGFQGEVRETIDQFSLEARLASSSDGPLQYVAGAFFFDEDVDAENRFFQGNASTTHFFPQQETRSYALFGQATYALAETFRLVAGGRYTTEEKSHETLFRQSTGPLGSATGPFLQLSGSLDVEKFTYKAGVEFDARPASLVYANIATGFKSGGFFTSVGDNTYDPEELTAYTIGAKNRFLNNRLQFNMEVFWWDYKDQQISYNGPIRASGADFYTQANVTTNVGDATIKGFEADIRFQMSENGVFGANIQYLDAIYDSFVYNAFSAQGAAPRVACPWKENESLAVAAPARIYTVDCSGYSAINSPEWSLNLSYDHTFPLAGGFELTAGVRARIEASRYLSIEYLEEQRQDDYMMSDAYMTLDAPSGAWSASAYVNNIEDETVYSTSFPRPILGVVYNGLRPPRTYGVRLTARY from the coding sequence ATGCGCTACATCATGATGACATCCGTCGCCGTCCTGGCCCTGGCCGCCGTGTCGGCGGCTTCCGCTCAGGATACGGAGCCCGACGCCCAGACCCGTTCGGATGGACAGGCCACCCTCGACGAAATCATCGTCACGGCCCAGCGCCGCAGTGAAAGTCTTCAACGCGCCGCAGTCGCTGTTTCGGCCGTGAGCGGCGAGGCGCTCGCCAACGCCGGTGTGAACGAAATCACGGGACTGACGCGGATGGTTCCGTCGCTTGTGGTCCAACCTTCAGGCGGTAATACGGCCTTCTACCTGCGGGGCGTCGGCACCTTGCCTGCCAACGCCTTCGCCGAGAACGCCATCGCCTACAACGTCGGCGGCGTCTACTATGGTCGGCCGAGCGCGCCCAACGGCAGCTTCTACGACCTGGAACGGGTCGAGGTGGTCAAGGGGCCGCAGGGCACCCTTTATGGGCGCAACGCCACGGGGGGAGCGATCAACGTCCTGCCGAACCGCCCGCGCATCGGCGATTTCGCGGCTGAGGCTACGGCCGAAATCGGCAACTATTCGCATCGCCGGTTCGCCGGCATGGTCAATCTTCCGCTTGGGGACACGGCTGCGGTGCGCTTCGCCTTCCAGGACGTAGAGCGCGATGGCTATATGTCGGACGGCTACGACGATGAAGACGCTACAGCCGGGCGGCTTTCCCTATTATGGCGGCCGAACGAGACCTGGTCCGTCCTGCTTGCCGCCGACTATTTCGCTCAGGGCGGAAAGGGGACCGGCGGCGTCACCGTGCCGAGCGATTTCTACCCCGCCGGCCCGGCCCCGTCCGAACGGATAGGCGGTTCAGATCCGCGCAGCGTCGCGGCCCTGACATCAAGGTTTCCGGGCCTCATCAACTCCGGGGTTGTCGTCGCTCCGCAGGACGACGGATTTCTGGACAGTCAGTTCTGGGGGCTTACGGCCACCATTGAGGCTGATCTTGGTGTGGGAGTCCTGACGGTGATCCCCGCCTATCGCAGGAGTGAACCGGATATTCTCTTCTGGAGCACGGGGTTTCAGGGGGAAGTCAGGGAAACCATCGACCAGTTCTCACTTGAGGCGCGACTGGCGTCCTCGAGCGACGGCCCCCTGCAATATGTCGCCGGTGCGTTCTTCTTCGACGAGGATGTCGATGCGGAGAATCGATTCTTCCAGGGCAACGCCTCCACAACTCATTTCTTCCCTCAGCAGGAGACGCGTAGCTACGCCCTCTTCGGTCAGGCCACCTATGCGCTGGCGGAGACCTTCCGGCTTGTTGCGGGCGGTCGCTACACGACCGAGGAAAAGAGCCACGAGACCTTGTTCCGTCAGTCGACGGGACCGCTCGGCAGCGCGACGGGGCCGTTCCTTCAGCTGTCCGGATCGCTGGATGTTGAGAAATTCACCTACAAGGCAGGGGTGGAATTCGATGCGAGGCCCGCTTCGCTCGTCTACGCCAACATCGCGACGGGCTTTAAATCCGGTGGCTTCTTCACGTCGGTGGGCGACAATACATATGACCCGGAAGAACTGACCGCCTACACTATTGGCGCCAAGAACCGGTTCCTGAATAATCGGCTTCAGTTCAACATGGAAGTCTTCTGGTGGGACTACAAGGACCAGCAGATTAGCTATAATGGACCTATCAGAGCCAGCGGCGCCGACTTTTACACCCAGGCCAATGTCACCACGAACGTCGGCGACGCCACCATCAAGGGCTTCGAGGCGGACATCCGCTTTCAGATGTCTGAGAACGGCGTCTTCGGCGCCAACATCCAGTATCTTGACGCAATCTACGATAGTTTTGTCTATAATGCCTTTTCGGCCCAGGGTGCAGCGCCGCGCGTCGCCTGTCCCTGGAAGGAGAACGAAAGCCTTGCCGTTGCAGCGCCGGCCCGAATCTACACGGTCGATTGTTCAGGATATTCGGCGATCAATTCGCCGGAGTGGTCGCTGAACCTCAGCTATGATCACACATTCCCTCTGGCGGGCGGTTTCGAACTGACAGCCGGGGTACGTGCGCGGATCGAGGCCAGCCGCTATCTGTCGATCGAGTATCTCGAGGAGCAACGCCAGGACGACTATATGATGAGCGATGCCTATATGACGCTGGATGCGCCATCCGGCGCCTGGTCCGCCAGCGCCTATGTCAACAATATCGAGGACGAAACGGTCTATTCGACCAGCTTCCCCCGCCCCATCCTGGGCGTGGTCTATAATGGCCTGAGACCGCCCCGCACCTATGGCGTACGGCTGACCGCTCGATATTAG
- a CDS encoding acetyl-CoA C-acyltransferase translates to MSADPVVIVSYARTPMGGFQGALSDAKSTDLGATAVKAALERAGLAPDKVEQIIMGCVLPAGLGQAPARQAGMGAGLPISTEATTINKMCGSGMQAAMMARDALLAGSAEVIVAGGMESMTNAPYLMQKHRGGARIGHDVISDSLYLDGLEDAYEPGKLMGQFAEDTAKAYQFTREQQDAYATESAGRAKRAQDSGAFDAEITPVEVKTRKGVVVVDRDEQPTKSDPSKIPNLKPAFGKDGTITAASAASISDGAAALVMMRQSTADALGLTPVARVVSQAAHAHEPSLFTTAPVFALKKALTKAGWTAEDVDLWEVNEAFAIVPMIAMQELGIPHDRINVNGGACALGHPLGASGARVLTALLSALKARGKTKGMAALCIGGGEATAMGVELITKD, encoded by the coding sequence ATGTCCGCCGATCCCGTCGTCATCGTCTCCTACGCCCGCACGCCGATGGGCGGTTTCCAGGGCGCGCTGTCGGACGCCAAGTCCACCGACCTGGGCGCGACGGCGGTGAAGGCGGCGCTGGAGCGGGCGGGTCTGGCGCCGGACAAGGTCGAACAGATCATCATGGGCTGCGTCCTGCCCGCCGGTCTGGGCCAGGCGCCGGCGCGTCAGGCGGGTATGGGGGCGGGCCTGCCGATCTCGACCGAGGCGACCACGATCAACAAGATGTGCGGCTCGGGCATGCAGGCCGCGATGATGGCGCGTGACGCCCTGCTGGCGGGGTCGGCCGAGGTGATCGTGGCGGGCGGCATGGAGTCGATGACCAATGCGCCGTATCTGATGCAGAAGCACCGGGGCGGCGCCCGGATCGGCCACGACGTCATCTCCGACAGCCTGTATCTGGACGGTCTGGAAGACGCCTATGAGCCCGGCAAGCTGATGGGGCAGTTCGCCGAGGACACCGCCAAGGCCTATCAGTTCACGCGAGAGCAGCAGGATGCCTATGCGACCGAAAGCGCCGGCCGGGCCAAGCGCGCCCAGGACAGCGGCGCCTTTGACGCCGAGATCACGCCGGTCGAGGTCAAGACGCGCAAGGGCGTGGTGGTCGTTGATCGCGACGAACAGCCCACCAAGTCCGACCCGTCCAAGATCCCCAATCTGAAGCCCGCCTTCGGCAAGGACGGCACCATCACCGCCGCCTCGGCCGCCTCTATCTCGGACGGCGCCGCCGCCCTGGTCATGATGCGCCAATCGACGGCGGATGCCCTGGGCCTGACCCCGGTCGCGCGGGTCGTCAGCCAGGCCGCCCACGCCCATGAACCCAGTCTGTTCACCACCGCTCCGGTCTTCGCCCTGAAGAAGGCTCTGACCAAGGCCGGTTGGACGGCTGAAGACGTCGATCTGTGGGAGGTCAACGAGGCCTTCGCCATCGTGCCGATGATCGCCATGCAAGAGCTGGGCATCCCCCACGACAGGATCAACGTCAACGGCGGCGCCTGCGCCCTGGGCCATCCGCTGGGCGCCTCGGGCGCGCGCGTCCTGACGGCCCTGTTGTCCGCCCTGAAGGCGCGGGGCAAGACGAAGGGCATGGCGGCCCTGTGCATCGGCGGCGGCGAGGCCACCGCCATGGGCGTCGAGCTGATCACAAAAGATTAG